TTCGGGGACGCCACCGAGCGCGCCGCCCTCAACGCCCTGCTCCACCCGCTCATCGGCCAGCGCTTCGTCGAGCGCACCCAGGCGCTCGCCGAGGCGGGCGTGGAGCGCGTGCTCTACGACGCCCCCCTGCTCATCGAGAACCGGCTACACGGGGCCATGGAGGGCGTGGTGCTGGTGTGGGTGCCGCGCGAGCTGCAACGGGCCCGGCTGATGCGGCGTGATGGCCTGGACGAGGCCGCCGCCGAGGCCCGGCTGGCCGCCCAGCTCCCGTTGGACGGCAAGCGGGAGCACGCCACATGGGTGGTGGACAATTCGGGCACGGTGGAAGCCACCCGGGCCCAGGTCGAGGAGGTCTGGCGCGCGTTGCTCGCGCGCGGCTGAGGGCCGAGTATGCTCCGCCGCCCATGAGCGACACGCGCAAGGAAGCCAGCGGACAGGCCCCGACGTACTTCGTCACCGGCTACCCCGGCTTCATCGGCAAACGGCTGGTCGAGCACATCGTCCGCGAGGCGCCCCAGGCCCACGTCTACGCC
Above is a window of Cystobacter fuscus DNA encoding:
- the coaE gene encoding dephospho-CoA kinase (Dephospho-CoA kinase (CoaE) performs the final step in coenzyme A biosynthesis.) translates to MKLYGLTGGIASGKSTVSRMFRELGAEVLDADLIAREVVEPGTPGLAAVAERFPGVVGPDGRLDRAALGARVFGDATERAALNALLHPLIGQRFVERTQALAEAGVERVLYDAPLLIENRLHGAMEGVVLVWVPRELQRARLMRRDGLDEAAAEARLAAQLPLDGKREHATWVVDNSGTVEATRAQVEEVWRALLARG